TTGAGAGTATCCGCACCGAGCGCGCGGACATGCTCCGCGAGTGGCAACGGGCGGCAATCGAACTCGCACTCACGCTCACAACCCGACTCCTACACGAACAGGTCGAAGCCGACGCGTTCCCGATCGAGGGCAAGGTGCGCGACATGATCGCGCAACTCGGCGACGACACCGCTGTCACGGTCCGTTTGAACCCCACGGACCTCGCGCTGCTCACCCAACGACTCGGCGGGGAGCCGCTGTTACCCGATCAGACCGGCCCGCGACTCGTACCGGATGCGAATCTGGGCCGCGGGGACTGCCAGGTTGAAGGCCGCGAGTCCATGCTCCTCTCGGACGTGACCCGCGAGCTCGAAGAAATTCGCGACGAACTATTACGGAGCCTGAAGAATGCTCGGTCTTGATATGCCCGCGATGAACCGCAGCATCGTACAGACGCCCCTCTACCGCATGGGCGGTCGGCTGAAGAGCGTCACGGGACTGATGACCTGCAACATTCCCGCGGCCGTTGGCGATCACTGTGCGATCCTCCCGCGCGACGGCGAACCCGTTCTGGCCGAAGTGATCGGGTTCGAGAACGACCTGGCGTACCTCGTGCCGTTCGACGCGGCCGAGAACCTGCGGCCTGGCATGCCGGTGCTCCGCAAGGGTAAGGGCCTGATGGTCCCGACCGGGCGCAACCTGCTCGGCCGCGTGATCGACGGTCTGGGTCGCCCGCTCGACGGCAAGGGGCCGATCACGGACTGCCCGCTGCGGTCGGTGAACCGCCCGGCCCCCCCCGCGATGGAGCGCCAGCGGATCCGCGAGCCGTTCGTAACCGGGATTCGCGCGATCGACGGCATGCTCACCTGCGGCGGCGGCCAGCGGGTCGGGATCTTCGCCGGGTCGGGCGTCGGTAAGAGCACCCTCCTGGGTGAAATCGCCAACGGGTCG
This region of Gemmata massiliana genomic DNA includes:
- a CDS encoding FliH/SctL family protein, with protein sequence MRSTPVAHRGSHPGSHEFRVRFTRRLRDARIVEAKEAAVVPPPPAPQVPAAVTVPPPTPQPVPVVAQQPTDFWTTNAGREIQADRERIEAVLANVKSTVESIRTERADMLREWQRAAIELALTLTTRLLHEQVEADAFPIEGKVRDMIAQLGDDTAVTVRLNPTDLALLTQRLGGEPLLPDQTGPRLVPDANLGRGDCQVEGRESMLLSDVTRELEEIRDELLRSLKNARS